A single genomic interval of Litoreibacter ponti harbors:
- a CDS encoding carnitinyl-CoA dehydratase — translation MNTPIQTRRDGAILEVTLNRPKANAIDLQTSRIMGETFAAFRDDPELRVAIITGAGDKFFCPGWDLKAAADGDAVDGDYGVGGFGGLQELPDLNKPVIAAVNGIACGGGLELALSADIILAADHATFALPEIRSGTVADAASVKLPKRIPYHIAMELLFTGRWFDATEAKGWGIVNHIYPADNLMSEAWTLAELLASGPPLVYAAIKEIVREAEDEKFQDTMNQITSSSFDTVKRLYSSEDQLEGARAFAEKRDPVWKGR, via the coding sequence ATGAATACGCCAATTCAGACTCGCCGCGATGGCGCGATCCTCGAGGTCACGCTGAACCGTCCCAAGGCCAACGCAATCGATTTGCAGACGTCGCGGATTATGGGCGAGACCTTTGCGGCGTTCCGCGATGATCCGGAGCTTCGGGTTGCGATCATCACCGGGGCCGGGGACAAATTCTTTTGCCCGGGTTGGGATCTCAAGGCCGCAGCTGACGGTGATGCGGTGGACGGCGACTACGGTGTGGGTGGGTTTGGTGGGCTGCAGGAGCTGCCCGATTTGAACAAGCCGGTCATTGCTGCGGTGAATGGCATAGCTTGCGGCGGTGGCCTGGAACTGGCCTTGTCCGCAGACATAATCCTCGCGGCAGATCACGCCACCTTTGCGCTGCCAGAGATACGATCCGGCACGGTTGCCGACGCGGCGTCCGTCAAACTGCCGAAGCGCATTCCCTATCACATCGCGATGGAGCTTTTGTTCACTGGCCGCTGGTTCGACGCAACCGAGGCAAAGGGGTGGGGCATCGTCAACCACATCTATCCGGCCGACAATTTGATGAGCGAGGCCTGGACGTTGGCCGAACTTCTGGCCTCCGGTCCGCCCCTGGTTTACGCGGCGATCAAGGAAATCGTGCGCGAGGCGGAGGACGAGAAGTTTCAGGACACGATGAACCAGATCACAAGCAGCAGCTTTGATACCGTCAAAAGGCTCTATTCTAGCGAAGATCAGCTTGAAGGCGCACGTGCCTTCGCCGAAAAGCGCGACCCGGTCTGGAAAGGCCGCTAG
- a CDS encoding acetate--CoA ligase family protein, which translates to MPDLSRLFRPRSLAVVGGGAWGEAVLRQAQLFNFEGSLYAVHPSKPEISGIRAYPSVNQLPEVPDATFVGINREASIGAIERLRKLDAGGAVCFASGYAETTLIDHTGADAQARLLRAAGDMPILGPNCYGFINALDGVCVWPDQHGCVKVERGVAILTQSSNISINMTMQGRGLPIAYMIAAGNQAQTTQAQIAETLLDDDRVTAIGLHIEGFGDLRQWESLAAKARAKNVALVALKVGKSTQARSATISHTGSLAGADAGAQAILDRLGILRASDLPSFLETLKLLHLYGRLESNGLGSISCSGGEASMVADMAVDYDLTFPKLSSTQEQALKRALGPKVALANPLDYHTYIWRDEDAMTAAWSAMASPDIAITLIVLDYPRSDRCDPVDWQFATNAALRVRKGTKRPVAVVATLPELMPESVAQTLIEGGVVPFAGLSEALEAIALAAKPLAPADPLPIFDKTQSGSGETSPEFESKQRLASLGLKVPASVRTNHGAAGVEDLQFPVVVKADGLVHKTETGGVILDCKSISEVQEAMDGMQDATSFLVEEMCDGSAELLIGVTYDEAHGYLLTLAAGGTLTELLKDSQTLLLPSRPEAIEQALSKLEIAPLLHGYRGAAVCDIDAIVAAVEAVQSFVIAEDGRIAEVEVNPLLCSDTGAVAVDALIRENP; encoded by the coding sequence GTGCCTGACCTGTCGCGTCTCTTCAGGCCACGCTCGCTTGCTGTGGTCGGCGGTGGCGCCTGGGGCGAAGCGGTGCTGCGTCAAGCACAGCTCTTCAACTTCGAGGGATCGCTTTATGCAGTTCATCCCAGCAAGCCGGAAATTTCAGGAATTAGAGCCTATCCCAGCGTAAATCAACTGCCAGAGGTGCCCGATGCGACCTTCGTTGGCATCAATCGCGAGGCCAGTATCGGCGCGATTGAGCGTTTGAGGAAGCTGGATGCCGGGGGCGCGGTTTGTTTCGCTTCGGGCTATGCCGAAACCACACTGATCGATCACACGGGTGCCGATGCCCAAGCAAGATTGCTGCGCGCCGCGGGCGACATGCCGATCCTTGGGCCAAATTGCTACGGCTTCATCAACGCGCTCGACGGCGTCTGTGTTTGGCCCGATCAGCATGGCTGCGTGAAGGTCGAGCGGGGCGTCGCGATCCTGACGCAGTCCTCAAACATCTCGATCAATATGACGATGCAGGGCCGCGGTCTGCCCATCGCGTATATGATTGCGGCGGGCAATCAGGCGCAGACAACTCAGGCCCAGATCGCTGAAACGCTGCTGGACGATGACCGGGTTACGGCGATCGGGCTTCACATCGAAGGCTTTGGCGATTTGCGACAGTGGGAATCGCTGGCGGCGAAAGCGCGAGCGAAGAACGTCGCTCTGGTCGCGCTGAAGGTCGGCAAGTCCACGCAGGCGCGCTCGGCCACGATCTCCCATACCGGATCTCTTGCAGGCGCGGATGCCGGGGCTCAGGCGATCCTAGACCGGCTTGGAATTTTGCGCGCGAGCGACCTTCCAAGCTTCCTCGAAACGCTAAAGCTGCTTCATCTGTATGGCCGTCTGGAAAGCAACGGCCTAGGCTCTATCAGCTGTTCTGGCGGCGAGGCGTCCATGGTTGCCGACATGGCCGTGGATTACGATCTCACCTTTCCGAAACTGTCCTCCACGCAGGAACAGGCTCTAAAACGTGCTCTTGGACCTAAAGTGGCCTTGGCCAATCCTCTCGACTACCACACCTACATCTGGCGCGACGAAGACGCGATGACCGCGGCCTGGTCAGCCATGGCATCGCCTGACATCGCGATCACGCTGATTGTTCTCGACTATCCTCGGTCGGATCGCTGTGATCCCGTGGATTGGCAATTCGCGACGAACGCAGCGCTGCGCGTCCGTAAGGGCACAAAGCGCCCAGTCGCGGTTGTTGCGACCCTGCCCGAGTTGATGCCGGAAAGTGTGGCGCAGACTCTGATCGAAGGTGGCGTGGTCCCATTCGCCGGCCTGTCCGAGGCATTGGAAGCTATCGCTTTGGCTGCAAAACCTCTGGCTCCCGCCGATCCCCTTCCGATCTTCGACAAAACGCAATCTGGAAGCGGCGAGACCTCGCCGGAGTTCGAGTCAAAGCAACGCTTGGCATCACTCGGTCTGAAGGTACCCGCATCCGTCCGCACCAATCATGGCGCGGCCGGTGTCGAAGATTTGCAATTCCCAGTTGTCGTGAAGGCGGATGGCCTTGTCCACAAGACCGAGACGGGCGGCGTGATCCTGGACTGTAAATCGATCTCTGAAGTGCAGGAAGCCATGGACGGCATGCAGGACGCGACATCGTTCCTTGTCGAGGAAATGTGCGACGGAAGCGCGGAGCTTTTGATCGGCGTAACCTATGACGAGGCGCATGGATACCTGCTGACCCTGGCCGCTGGCGGCACGTTAACCGAGCTTCTGAAGGACAGTCAGACCTTATTGCTTCCAAGTCGTCCAGAGGCCATTGAGCAGGCTCTAAGCAAGCTTGAAATCGCCCCACTCCTGCACGGATACCGCGGCGCGGCCGTCTGTGATATCGATGCGATTGTCGCCGCAGTCGAAGCGGTGCAAAGTTTCGTCATCGCCGAAGACGGCCGTATTGCCGAGGTCGAAGTGAACCCGTTGCTGTGCAGCGATACTGGTGCGGTAGCTGTGGATGCCCTGATCAGAGAGAACCCATGA
- a CDS encoding acyl-CoA dehydrogenase family protein has protein sequence MTAYGLTEEQEMIASTVRSFVENEIYPHEDQVERTGEVPAEIADEIKRKTIELGFYACNFPESVGGAGLGHLDFALVERELGRGSMALTHFFGRPQNILMACEGDQIERYLTPAVRGERMDALAMTEPGAGSDIRSMACTAVRKDGDWVVNGTKHFISGAEHADFIIVFIATGEDATPKGPKKRITAFLVDRGTPGLTIRDGYKSVSHRGYKNMILEFDDCRLPDAQVLGDVDGGFEVMNTWLYATRITVAAMSVGRARRVFDYGLTYAAEREQFGQPIGKFQGVSFQLADMITEIDAADLLTLAAADRLDRNLPANREIASAKLYASEMLARVTDATLQIHGGMGLMDDYPIERFWRDARVERIWDGTSEIQRHIISRDLLRALGA, from the coding sequence ATGACCGCCTACGGACTAACCGAAGAACAGGAAATGATCGCGTCGACTGTTCGCAGTTTCGTCGAGAACGAGATCTACCCGCACGAAGATCAGGTCGAACGCACCGGCGAAGTCCCGGCGGAGATCGCGGACGAGATTAAGCGCAAGACGATCGAGCTTGGGTTCTATGCCTGCAACTTCCCGGAAAGCGTGGGTGGTGCCGGACTTGGGCATTTGGACTTCGCTTTAGTGGAACGCGAGCTGGGCCGCGGCTCCATGGCGTTGACCCACTTTTTCGGGCGTCCACAGAACATCCTGATGGCCTGCGAGGGCGACCAGATCGAGCGCTACCTGACACCCGCTGTTCGGGGCGAGCGGATGGATGCCTTGGCGATGACCGAACCCGGTGCGGGATCCGACATACGCTCGATGGCGTGTACCGCTGTGCGAAAAGATGGCGACTGGGTCGTCAACGGCACCAAGCATTTCATTTCCGGGGCAGAACACGCCGACTTCATCATCGTGTTCATCGCGACCGGCGAAGATGCGACGCCCAAGGGTCCCAAGAAAAGGATCACCGCCTTTCTGGTGGATCGGGGCACACCCGGATTGACCATTCGGGATGGCTACAAGTCGGTCTCGCATCGCGGATACAAGAACATGATCCTTGAATTCGACGACTGTCGATTGCCCGATGCGCAGGTTCTTGGTGACGTCGATGGCGGGTTCGAGGTGATGAATACCTGGCTCTATGCCACCCGGATCACGGTTGCCGCGATGTCGGTCGGGCGAGCGCGCCGGGTTTTTGACTATGGTTTGACCTATGCCGCCGAACGCGAACAATTCGGACAGCCGATCGGCAAGTTTCAGGGCGTCAGCTTCCAGCTCGCCGATATGATTACTGAAATCGACGCAGCTGACCTTTTGACGCTTGCGGCGGCGGATCGGCTGGACCGCAATTTGCCCGCAAACCGGGAAATCGCATCTGCGAAGCTCTATGCCTCCGAGATGCTTGCGCGGGTGACGGATGCGACGCTTCAGATCCACGGGGGCATGGGCCTCATGGACGATTACCCGATCGAGCGGTTCTGGCGCGACGCGCGGGTGGAGCGTATCTGGGACGGCACCTCCGAGATCCAACGCCACATCATCAGCCGCGATTTGTTAAGAGCGCTCGGTGCCTGA
- a CDS encoding class II aldolase and adducin N-terminal domain-containing protein yields MDGTHANIKHWEERVDLAAAFRWTARLNMHEGVSNHFSFATSDDGTRFLINPNQVHFSRISASDMLELDANDPDVLKGPNAPDPTAWGLHGGLHRHCPHARCAMHVHSVHATVLACLQNSILPPLDQNAAMFFDRQVVDDNYGGLAFEEEGERCAQLFADPKKKVMIMGNHGIMVIGDTIAETFNRMYFFERACEVYIRALQTGQPLRILPDEIAAKTADEIENYPEQDVRHLAELKAILDKEGSDYAQ; encoded by the coding sequence ATGGACGGAACCCACGCCAACATCAAACACTGGGAAGAACGCGTCGATCTCGCCGCCGCCTTCAGGTGGACCGCGCGATTGAACATGCATGAAGGCGTGTCGAACCACTTCTCTTTCGCAACCAGCGACGATGGCACCCGGTTTCTGATCAATCCAAACCAGGTCCATTTCTCGCGCATCAGCGCGTCGGATATGTTGGAACTGGACGCAAACGATCCCGATGTCTTGAAAGGCCCAAACGCGCCGGATCCGACCGCCTGGGGTCTGCACGGGGGCCTGCATCGGCACTGCCCGCACGCCCGCTGCGCGATGCATGTACATTCGGTCCATGCGACGGTGCTGGCATGCTTGCAGAACTCTATCCTGCCACCATTGGACCAAAACGCGGCGATGTTCTTTGATCGCCAGGTTGTCGACGACAACTATGGCGGCCTCGCGTTCGAGGAAGAGGGCGAGCGCTGCGCGCAACTCTTCGCTGACCCGAAGAAAAAGGTCATGATCATGGGCAATCATGGCATCATGGTCATTGGCGACACGATCGCGGAAACCTTCAATCGCATGTATTTCTTCGAGCGCGCCTGCGAGGTCTACATCCGCGCACTTCAGACCGGCCAGCCTCTGCGCATTCTTCCCGACGAGATCGCTGCAAAGACCGCGGACGAGATTGAAAACTACCCCGAACAGGACGTGCGCCACTTGGCCGAACTGAAGGCTATTCTCGATAAAGAAGGCTCTGATTACGCCCAATGA
- the ade gene encoding adenine deaminase, whose product MEHTPLKSWADSAATLVAVAAGRAPADTVLRGGSVVNVHTREVLEGWQVAISSGRFAYVGPDASHCIGPETNVIELDGRYLIPGLCDGHMHIESGMLTPAEFASAVIPHGTTTMFTDPHEIANVLGLRGVRLMHDEALIQPISIFTQMPSCAPSAPGLETTGYEIGPDDVTEAMSWPGIIGLGEMMNFPGVVNGSQQMLAEIAATQNAGKTVGGHYASPDLGPDFHAYAAGGPADDHEGTCEADAIARVRQGMRSMMRLGSAWYDVESQITAVTEKGLDPRGFILCTDDCHSGTLVNDGHMNRVVRHAIACGCDPLIALQMATINTATHFGLERELGSIAPGRRADLIVTSDLRELPIETVIAQGRIVAEGGKIKVCCPHLDWPQDVRKTVRMGRELAAPDFEIKAPEGATKVRARVIGVVENQAPTENLSRDIAVKQGLLAPSGDVCQIALVERHRGTGTVVNALVEGFGYTGKMAMASTVAHDSHHMIVVGTDRENMAFAANRLAEVGGGVTVFKNGEELALIELPIAGLMSDRPAAEVAAKADRMVAAMRDCGCTLNNAYMQHSLLALVVIPSLRISDLGLVDVTRFELTDLIEDTL is encoded by the coding sequence ATGGAACACACACCCCTGAAATCTTGGGCCGACAGTGCCGCGACCTTGGTCGCGGTTGCGGCGGGCCGCGCTCCTGCGGACACTGTCTTGCGGGGTGGAAGCGTTGTGAATGTCCACACACGGGAAGTGCTTGAAGGCTGGCAGGTCGCGATCAGCTCTGGCCGATTTGCCTACGTTGGGCCAGACGCGAGCCATTGCATTGGACCTGAGACGAACGTCATTGAGCTGGACGGGCGATATCTGATCCCCGGGCTGTGCGACGGGCACATGCATATCGAAAGCGGCATGCTGACGCCCGCGGAATTTGCCTCTGCCGTCATCCCGCATGGGACGACGACGATGTTTACCGATCCGCATGAAATCGCGAATGTTCTTGGGTTACGCGGTGTTCGTTTGATGCATGATGAGGCTCTAATCCAGCCCATTTCGATCTTTACGCAGATGCCAAGCTGTGCGCCCAGCGCGCCGGGGCTGGAGACAACGGGCTACGAGATCGGTCCCGACGATGTCACAGAAGCGATGTCGTGGCCGGGTATTATCGGCCTTGGCGAGATGATGAATTTTCCCGGTGTCGTGAATGGCAGCCAGCAGATGCTGGCCGAGATTGCGGCGACGCAAAATGCGGGCAAGACGGTTGGCGGGCATTATGCCTCGCCTGATCTGGGTCCGGACTTCCACGCCTACGCCGCGGGCGGGCCGGCGGATGATCACGAAGGCACATGCGAGGCCGATGCGATTGCCCGGGTCCGTCAGGGGATGCGGTCGATGATGCGGCTGGGATCCGCCTGGTATGATGTAGAAAGTCAGATCACGGCGGTGACCGAGAAGGGGCTCGACCCACGCGGATTTATCCTGTGCACCGACGATTGCCACTCCGGCACTTTGGTGAATGACGGCCATATGAACCGGGTGGTGCGCCACGCGATTGCCTGCGGCTGCGATCCGCTCATCGCGCTGCAGATGGCGACGATCAACACGGCGACCCATTTCGGGCTGGAGCGAGAGCTTGGATCGATTGCGCCCGGTCGCCGTGCCGACCTGATCGTGACCTCCGACCTGCGTGAGCTGCCGATCGAGACCGTGATCGCGCAGGGGCGCATCGTAGCTGAGGGCGGTAAGATCAAAGTGTGCTGTCCGCATCTCGACTGGCCGCAAGACGTGCGCAAAACTGTTCGTATGGGTCGGGAATTGGCCGCACCAGACTTCGAGATCAAAGCTCCTGAAGGGGCCACAAAGGTACGCGCCCGCGTGATCGGCGTGGTAGAAAACCAAGCGCCTACGGAAAATCTTTCGCGAGATATTGCGGTGAAACAGGGTCTGTTGGCGCCTTCCGGCGATGTTTGCCAGATCGCACTGGTCGAGCGTCATCGCGGCACCGGGACTGTGGTTAACGCGCTCGTCGAAGGCTTCGGGTACACCGGAAAAATGGCGATGGCCTCGACCGTGGCACATGACAGTCATCACATGATTGTTGTCGGCACCGACCGCGAGAACATGGCCTTTGCAGCCAACCGGCTGGCAGAGGTCGGCGGTGGCGTAACAGTCTTCAAAAATGGCGAAGAGCTGGCGCTGATTGAGCTGCCCATAGCGGGCTTGATGTCGGACCGCCCCGCCGCAGAGGTCGCCGCCAAGGCCGACCGGATGGTCGCCGCGATGCGCGACTGCGGCTGCACCCTGAATAACGCGTATATGCAACACTCGCTCTTGGCACTCGTGGTCATCCCGTCGCTTCGGATCTCCGATCTGGGACTGGTCGATGTCACACGCTTTGAGCTGACAGATTTAATCGAGGACACACTATGA